The Desmonostoc muscorum LEGE 12446 genome includes a region encoding these proteins:
- the cysE gene encoding serine O-acetyltransferase, with protein MLSTLSADFRIIFERDPAARNWLEVLFCYPGLQALLLHRLAHWLYGVGLPFIPRLISHLARFLTGIEIHPGATIGHGVFIDHGMGVVIGETAIVGDYALIYQGVTLGGTGKQCGKRHPTLGENVVVGAGAKVLGNIQIGNNVRIGAGSVVLRDVPSDCTVVGVPGRIVYRSGARVAPLEHNNLPDSEAEVIRALVNRIELLEEQIQNLQRTHSSNGKTPVLVGSVASKEADLSQNAPMCSLRDKAIQQFLDGAGI; from the coding sequence GTGCTATCTACTCTGAGTGCTGACTTTCGTATCATATTTGAACGTGACCCGGCTGCTCGTAACTGGCTGGAAGTTTTATTTTGTTACCCTGGTTTGCAAGCCTTGTTATTGCACAGGCTGGCTCACTGGCTTTATGGTGTTGGTCTTCCCTTTATCCCGCGCCTGATTTCTCACTTAGCTCGGTTTTTGACTGGAATTGAAATTCACCCAGGTGCAACAATTGGGCATGGTGTGTTCATTGACCACGGTATGGGTGTAGTAATTGGTGAAACTGCGATCGTGGGAGACTATGCCCTAATTTATCAAGGTGTCACCCTTGGGGGTACTGGTAAACAATGCGGCAAGCGCCATCCTACATTGGGTGAAAATGTTGTAGTCGGTGCGGGAGCAAAAGTCCTGGGAAATATCCAAATTGGCAATAATGTCCGTATTGGCGCTGGGTCAGTTGTCCTCAGGGATGTACCTTCTGACTGCACTGTGGTAGGAGTACCTGGTCGTATTGTGTATCGTTCTGGAGCTAGAGTTGCCCCATTAGAACACAATAACTTACCAGACTCGGAAGCTGAAGTAATTCGCGCTCTAGTAAATCGGATTGAGTTGCTTGAAGAACAAATACAAAATCTTCAGCGTACCCATTCTTCAAATGGAAAAACTCCTGTATTGGTAGGTTCTGTAGCCTCGAAAGAAGCTGATTTATCACAAAATGCTCCTATGTGTAGCCTTAGAGATAAAGCAATACAACAGTTTCTAGATGGTGCTGGTATTTAA
- the hrcA gene encoding heat-inducible transcriptional repressor HrcA: MEVQLTNRQQHILWATVRHYIATAEPVGSKALVDEYDLGVSSATIRNVMGVLEKSGLLYQPHTSAGRVPSDSGYRIYVDQLITPSETLAKEVEVTLQKHLHWEDWSLETLLQGAAQILATLSGCISLITMPQTTTALVRHLQLVQIEAGKIMLIVVTDGYETHSKLMDLSPVPEETQREPEVIDRELQIVSNFLNSHLRGRSLLELAYLDWSQLDREFQRYGEFLKNSVAELTRRTLAPTATQIMVRGVAEVLRQPEFSQLQQVQTIIHLLEEEQDQLWRLIFDEPDLEDVGKPKVTVRIGAENPLEPIRTCSLISSTYRRGSIPVGSVGVLGPTRLDYESAIAVVAAAADYLSEAFS, translated from the coding sequence ATGGAAGTCCAGTTGACAAATCGACAACAGCATATACTTTGGGCAACGGTACGTCACTACATTGCTACAGCAGAGCCTGTTGGTTCAAAGGCTTTGGTCGATGAGTACGATTTGGGTGTTAGCTCAGCCACAATTCGCAATGTCATGGGTGTTTTAGAAAAGTCTGGGTTACTTTACCAACCCCACACCTCTGCTGGACGAGTACCTTCAGACTCAGGTTATCGTATTTACGTTGACCAGCTAATTACACCTTCAGAAACTTTAGCCAAAGAAGTAGAGGTGACACTGCAAAAGCACCTCCACTGGGAAGATTGGAGTTTAGAAACTTTACTCCAAGGAGCTGCACAAATTTTAGCAACTTTGAGTGGCTGCATTAGCTTGATTACCATGCCCCAAACCACTACAGCGCTAGTGCGACATCTACAATTAGTGCAAATCGAAGCGGGAAAGATCATGCTGATTGTAGTGACTGATGGTTATGAAACACATTCCAAGTTGATGGATTTGTCGCCAGTACCAGAGGAAACACAACGCGAACCAGAAGTAATAGATCGCGAGTTACAAATAGTTTCTAACTTTTTGAATAGCCACTTGCGGGGGCGGAGTCTGTTGGAATTAGCTTATCTCGACTGGAGTCAATTGGATCGAGAATTCCAACGCTACGGGGAATTTTTGAAAAACTCAGTTGCAGAATTGACTCGTCGGACTCTTGCACCCACTGCAACGCAAATTATGGTTCGGGGTGTTGCAGAAGTTTTGCGTCAGCCGGAATTTTCCCAGCTACAGCAAGTGCAAACAATTATCCACCTGCTGGAAGAAGAACAAGACCAACTGTGGCGATTAATATTTGACGAACCAGACTTGGAAGATGTAGGTAAGCCAAAAGTAACCGTTCGCATTGGTGCAGAAAATCCTTTAGAACCGATACGCACCTGTAGCTTGATTTCTTCCACCTATCGCCGAGGCTCAATACCGGTAGGAAGCGTAGGAGTTTTGGGACCAACGCGCCTAGATTATGAAAGTGCGATCGCTGTGGTGGCTGCTGCTGCTGATTATCTCTCAGAAGCTTTCAGTTAG
- a CDS encoding DUF2834 domain-containing protein: protein MVRKIVFGLLWLGFTIYAFFLTPPQQPDTFELIKKLSIGQWQGINPLVIALFNLMGIWPIIYSAVVFIDGRGQKVPAWLFAIASFGVGAFALLPYLALRESNQKFVGEKNTLFKLLDSRVTGFALTVATVILVVYGLTAGDWENFVQQWQTNRFIHVMSLDFCLLCLLFPTLVADDMARRGWVNPQMIWITALIPLLGPLIYLSIRPPLPEAGTETIPTEQPGLN from the coding sequence ATGGTTAGAAAAATTGTCTTTGGGTTACTGTGGCTGGGATTCACTATCTATGCGTTTTTCCTCACGCCTCCTCAACAACCCGACACATTCGAGTTGATTAAAAAGCTTTCTATTGGTCAATGGCAAGGTATTAATCCCTTAGTAATAGCCCTATTCAACCTCATGGGCATTTGGCCTATCATCTATAGCGCTGTAGTGTTTATCGATGGTAGAGGGCAAAAAGTACCTGCTTGGTTATTTGCGATCGCTTCTTTTGGAGTTGGTGCTTTTGCCCTACTGCCCTATTTAGCCCTTAGGGAATCAAATCAGAAGTTTGTTGGTGAAAAGAATACTTTGTTCAAGCTCCTAGATTCCCGCGTCACTGGTTTTGCCTTAACTGTAGCTACCGTTATTCTAGTTGTCTACGGTTTAACAGCAGGAGATTGGGAAAATTTTGTCCAACAGTGGCAAACTAACCGCTTCATCCATGTAATGAGTTTAGATTTCTGTCTACTTTGCCTACTATTTCCCACATTAGTGGCAGATGATATGGCGCGTCGTGGTTGGGTAAATCCCCAAATGATATGGATAACAGCCTTAATACCACTATTGGGACCATTGATTTATTTATCTATCCGTCCACCTCTGCCAGAAGCAGGTACAGAAACTATACCGACTGAGCAGCCAGGGCTGAATTAA
- a CDS encoding DUF3352 domain-containing protein codes for MNRQRSFTGFIVAGAIAVLVIAIAGFYWFFPKSPANLTASTSQPGATIFVSKLAPVMVSLLTNPDNLQALEREGELSKLKTSFLGKSGIDYQQDIKPWLGNEITLAIATLDIDRDPENGQQTGYILALATKQPEKSREFVELLFSKRALAGANLNVEEYKGIKLIYDNQEAIAGNKIQNYLAGAVVGEGFVLFANDPKVLREAINNVQAPDLNLTSSPEYQKATKELPKGSIAVAFLNLPIVAKWQGLELPEQTYNSEIISLLLNPKGLLAETAFVTSSEIVSPSSPLTKPLGALEYVPASASLAISGSNLSNLGNSDVAKLWKQTTATIYGSQEDVVSRFVKPLGDAQKRWGINLPEDIFSWVQGEYAIALLPEEQTTPHWIFVAEKSQDVEQGVARLDAIASSNGLTISPLSIDNQKISAWTELTTASKKTNDKERASFTIETKVRGAHTTLGNYEIFTSDLETMDQVITTKGNSLINNPQFQDSIGAIPRPNQGYIYLDWTKSQNLLERQIPILKLVEVLGKPFFNNLRSLTVSSYGTNTGVLKGGVFFQLNNS; via the coding sequence GTGAATAGACAACGCTCATTTACCGGTTTTATCGTAGCTGGTGCGATCGCAGTGCTAGTGATTGCGATCGCTGGCTTTTACTGGTTTTTTCCTAAAAGTCCGGCTAACCTCACTGCTTCTACCTCTCAACCTGGTGCAACGATATTTGTGTCGAAACTTGCCCCTGTGATGGTGTCATTACTGACAAATCCTGATAACTTACAGGCGTTGGAGCGTGAAGGAGAACTATCTAAACTCAAAACTAGTTTCTTGGGTAAGAGTGGCATAGACTACCAACAAGATATTAAACCCTGGTTAGGTAACGAAATTACACTGGCGATCGCCACCTTAGATATTGATCGCGATCCAGAAAATGGACAACAAACAGGGTATATTTTAGCACTTGCAACCAAGCAACCGGAAAAAAGCCGCGAGTTTGTGGAGTTATTATTTTCCAAACGAGCGTTAGCTGGGGCAAATTTAAATGTTGAAGAATACAAAGGCATAAAACTGATTTATGACAATCAGGAAGCGATCGCAGGAAATAAAATCCAAAATTATCTAGCTGGTGCTGTTGTCGGCGAAGGTTTTGTGTTGTTTGCTAATGATCCCAAAGTACTACGAGAGGCTATCAATAACGTCCAAGCTCCCGATTTAAATTTGACTAGCTCGCCCGAATACCAAAAAGCTACCAAAGAACTGCCCAAAGGTAGTATAGCTGTAGCTTTCTTGAATCTTCCCATCGTGGCAAAATGGCAAGGATTAGAACTACCAGAACAAACATATAACAGTGAAATCATTTCCCTGTTGTTGAACCCCAAAGGATTGCTAGCAGAAACCGCCTTTGTGACTTCATCAGAAATTGTTTCTCCATCCTCACCACTAACCAAACCTCTAGGAGCATTGGAATATGTGCCAGCATCAGCAAGTTTGGCAATTTCCGGCTCAAATTTGAGTAATTTGGGTAACAGTGATGTAGCCAAACTCTGGAAACAAACAACAGCAACTATATACGGTTCCCAGGAAGATGTGGTTTCTCGATTTGTAAAACCCTTGGGCGATGCTCAAAAACGCTGGGGGATAAATTTGCCAGAAGATATTTTCAGTTGGGTACAGGGAGAATATGCCATAGCATTGTTACCTGAAGAACAAACAACTCCCCATTGGATTTTTGTCGCGGAAAAATCCCAGGATGTAGAACAAGGTGTAGCGCGTTTAGATGCGATCGCTTCATCTAATGGACTCACCATCAGTCCTCTGTCCATAGACAACCAAAAAATTTCCGCTTGGACAGAGTTAACCACAGCTAGTAAAAAAACCAATGACAAAGAGCGAGCATCATTCACCATTGAGACAAAAGTGCGAGGGGCGCATACAACCTTAGGAAATTACGAAATTTTCACCTCCGATCTTGAAACAATGGATCAAGTCATCACAACTAAGGGCAATTCCTTAATTAATAATCCCCAGTTCCAAGATAGTATTGGTGCGATTCCTCGACCAAACCAAGGCTACATCTATCTTGACTGGACAAAGAGCCAGAATTTATTAGAGCGTCAAATCCCAATTCTCAAGTTAGTGGAAGTTTTAGGGAAACCGTTTTTTAATAACCTGCGATCGCTCACAGTCAGTAGTTACGGAACTAACACAGGAGTACTCAAAGGCGGCGTCTTTTTCCAACTCAATAATTCTTGA
- a CDS encoding rhodanese-like domain-containing protein, producing the protein MTENSFSQSIAHISVEELAQRLASSDGSIQLVDVREPQELAIASIQGFVNLPLSEFAEWGDQVPTLFNPQVETLVLCHHGIRSAQMCQWLIAQGFTNVQNISGGIDAYSKLVDPSIPQY; encoded by the coding sequence ATGACAGAGAACTCTTTTAGTCAATCCATTGCCCATATTAGTGTAGAGGAACTGGCACAACGTCTCGCTTCATCTGATGGAAGCATACAGTTAGTAGATGTACGAGAACCACAAGAATTGGCGATCGCTAGCATTCAGGGCTTTGTCAATTTACCTCTGAGTGAATTTGCCGAATGGGGAGATCAAGTACCTACTCTCTTCAATCCCCAAGTTGAAACCCTTGTGCTGTGTCACCACGGTATCCGTTCTGCCCAGATGTGCCAGTGGTTAATTGCTCAAGGGTTCACTAATGTGCAAAATATTTCAGGTGGTATTGATGCCTACTCTAAATTAGTAGATCCTTCAATTCCCCAGTATTAA